In the genome of Diabrotica undecimpunctata isolate CICGRU chromosome 2, icDiaUnde3, whole genome shotgun sequence, the window gtacaaagtttctatgtatctgtttatacgtatttcgccctaataggcctcatcagaacagctattcataggctttgtcaacgtgaaaaataaatcttttctgtctttaagaagcaacactaaaatggcttcgaaatggacgcaatagcgacatctgataataaatccgtaaaatagtttcgaaacacaattcagatttctgccttaatctgagccttctaaaaattgcaaggcaaaacagacgttgataaagatgttaatagagacatggggaatctaaaatttgcattccacgacatgtctcctcaactaagcagaaatccttagcgaattggtttcttgtactcatatagagtagatccgaataaaatgaaaaagacagtcaagatttgacgAATACGAAAAATGACCGATTTTTGCGATACTCGTTAAGTTTTGTGAACGTTTGTGCTTATTGTTGCCTAAAAGTACGAGCATTATGTCTGATTCCGGAGGTCACACGGCATCGCGTATTCTTCCAGATATTTTGTGTACTGCAAAGATTTTAAGCGAAGCTTTGTTGACTATTAACTCCACTGCGTCTTACGAAGCTTttgacttttatacttttttgccTAAGAGGCgtaaaagtaacatttttatattgtcaatcatatttgaaaaaaaaaattttattttatcatgtacaactggttcctaaaaaaaccgATACGAGTCTTATAACAGCTtatagtcttcggtccatctgcgtgaaaggaactatgaaattgtttCCTTCAGAGAGATCTTTCCAAACCTCTTATATACCGTAGCACAGCTCTTcggcattttgaggtataaaattacgccgaaacaaccgttttataataaccccccacacattctcgattgggtttaaatctggactgtagctgggccatggtagaaggtttcgatgttgttattctggaggcactggtttattatatttgcagtgtgaacaggacaattatcttgttggaggataaaattattttctggatacaactgttctacactgggaaacatgatgttttctagaatattcagataattCTGctcaacaaacctgccatcaatacgccgtACCATTCGCATTCCTCTAGATGACATCTagatgattaaatatattattatctggtatatACACCCCAactttgccctttttagaagattgaaaaatttttccttctgtaaatattaccctgtcccaaaattcttgattttgtagctgatgatttaaagcaaatataagtcttgattgcttctgttgcggtgtaagagcttgtttttttgctgcagttcggtacctaagatgcgatgctttaattctgcgccaagttgttttctttcttcccggaaactgtgacatgaCTTGCAATTTTCGCATCTTCATAatgattctcttctaatctctccaaaagcgaaCGATCTTCATGaacggtagatatttttgatcttaTAGAACCTTCTcgtctttcgagagtttcttgttctcttcatcttttattaatattaaaaactgttgttctgcttacatTAAAATGGTTCGccacggcagatagtgaccaaccatcttctaatttcgttacaattcttgcttttaattctttgctagcatgtggagccattttttgaggttgaacagaataagttatctgacaaattttaagatttgaagTGACAGAGACactatgtaaaaaataagtatttatctttcaaaatacactgctcaatttgcCACAAAATAcgctaagagtcgtatcagtttttttaggaaccaaaTGTATATAAGATCCCAAgagaattttgtttaataaaaggTATTACTTTCAGAATTTTTCAATCCTTGGACACTGATAACTGTCTTAAAGCTGGTGAAAAGCGTTgaggataaaaaataaatacagttaAAATGGATGCGATTTATACATTTGGACGACGACAAGATTCAACGTCAGGAAATTTAATGTACCCCAATCGACAAGGCAACACACCGTCTGGTGCAAAAACCCGAAGAGAAATAATTGAGGAAATGTTAGCCGCGAATAGCTTTTTATTATCAGAAACTGAAATGAAAAAAGTGTACTCGATGTTTAATATTAAAGATCCACCCAACTTTTGTATACAAGATCCTTTTAAAGATACTGCTGAAGATTGCCACGCAAGATACGTTTCTGGAACCGAAGAACCTGGAATCATGACTGAGACATTTGCAAGAGAGTGTAACTTGTCAAAGTTTGCCATAGATAATACACGTTCATCTTCTTGGGGAGATATATCAAATGAAATTGAAAATCGAAATGAAAGAAATCAATTTAGTCGCGAAACCCTAGACGTAAATCCGTTTATCCgtcaaaaaagtccttttattcTCGAAAGGGGTCCTCTTAACTGTAAAAGAAATTCTCTAGAGCGAAATGATAATCACCGAGATGCCACAAATATGTCATGGGAAAGAAAATCTTTAAGTAATCCTTATAAGCCAGGTAGAATTGACCACTATGAGGATCCTTTTAAACATACTAACTATGCTATTTCTCGTATTCGCAAAAGAAAGCATGGTGGTAGAGAGTTTCCTGAAGTATATGGAGAAACATCATGGAACTATGATGAAGAAAGCACAAACAAACAAGCGAAATATGAAGAAGAAAACCTCAACGGGAGATACCTTTCTGCGACGAGGCAACCTGAAACGATGGCCGGATCATTTTCAAGACAGGAATCGGATATGCATAGTGGAGGAAGCCCTTATGATCGGGCTTCGAATTCATATGGACAGATACCTTCTTACGAAATGAATACTTTCGGGGGTGAAAGAAGTCAAGTCCATCGTGAAACTCGCGGAAGAAGTCCATTCGGTTCCGGAAGAAATGATATCCATCCTGAAACTCATAGAAGAAGCTCTTCTGCTAGTGAAAGAAGTAGCTTTGGACGTAAACTCCGTGAAATAAGCACTCCCACTAGCGAAAGAAATCTATCGAGTTATGAACTGGGTGAAAGTCCTGTTAACCGTGAAATAAATTCTCTTGATcgaaatagaagctctgataatCTCCGAGATGTCAGAAATATGTCGCGGGAAAGGAGGACGCGAGTAGATGAGAGAATAGATTTTATACCACCACGAGATAATCCTTATGAGCCAGATAGGATTGAGCTTTATCAGGATGCATCACATTATCCTGGTGAATATATTGCAACTTCTAGTAGTAGAGATTTTGGTGGTGACAGCAATGCTTTTATGGATAGCCGGAATTCGGATTATAGTGAAGGTGATGATATTGACTCACTTATAGATAAGCACGAACCCCATTATTTTAGAGATATGTTCGAAAACGAAGGTAGATCAGCTCCAAAGACACcgaatgaaataaaaaacaatgagGAGAAGATAATTGTTGTTCCCCAAGGATTTCCATTTGTGCGATTTACGAAAGATGAAACCAAAGTCCTAAAGCGTTTATTAGGGAAACAGGCTGAAGATATTATTCAGCAAGGACTGCCGTGTCCAAAACTTAGATCTGGTATGTACCAAGGTGGATCGTTTGTCCTCAAGATTAAAGATCAGTACACTAAAGACTGGCTAAAATTTGTGATCCCGCGCTTACAAATGGAGACTGGTCAAATCCTACAAATTGGAGATTACGGTGatattccggaagattcgaagaTTAAAGTCGTGATGTGGATTCCTAAGGGAATATCCTCCGGACCTCCAATGAGTATTGTTAAAAAACTGGCAGAACAAAATGCAGGTCTAGTGACGAATCATTGGCGTGTTTTAAATGTTAAGCGCAATCCACAAAAAGCCTCTCGATTCCTATTACGGATAAAACAGAGTGATGTCACTGCTCTACAGAAATTCGACATGAAACCTATTCTTCATAAGAAAAAAACGAAGTTTGTAATTCAAGGTTGAAAGTGAACTAGGATTTTCTCAGAGGAACTGGTAAGCGCTCTTTGAAGATTAACagattttatatttattcttcccCTCTTTAattaattctgcttgttcattgacggaTTGATACCTCTATGTAAGGTTGTTACAAGTTCTTTTTTCTTCGTCCTTGTAGTGTacatatatctatatttttttctattaactcttttgtaatttcctgctctcTTATGTTTACAGATTGCATTAGTCGTCGTAATAAAATCGttcctgttccgaggcataatcctgtttctctGAGCTGTATAGGTTTAAaatctatcagtagggtgctaacctgacAGTCGACCTCCTTTATCCAGGCTTGAGACCGGCAACgattctgtcgagctactcgatccacccaacaaaacttCAGGCGGAGTTATCTTTAAAATTATAGACCAAATTATTTATATGTCTGTCAGAAATGTGTTGAGATGaacttttatacataataatataattaatatgtaAAATTGTACTAATAAAAGTTTCTATTTAGTCGTAATAACcataaaatttgttaattttatacCTCCGAAAAATCTAGTCGGCTCTTGTGAAAAATTTGGATAATTTACCGAAATCTGGGTAAAAAATGCTCATGACTTTACTGCTGCAGAATTTACGTAaacatattttgacagattcatagctggaaacctacaacacaaaagttcctagctcgcagtattaacagcttaaataaacttttattacagacttctttcattgaaaaaagaagaattattataaatagtttaagtgtatactaaacccataaaattttgggtagtatatatttaaaaaatatatttcagttgttataatttaacatcactatttattatatggtgcaaataaa includes:
- the LOC140434073 gene encoding uncharacterized protein encodes the protein MDAIYTFGRRQDSTSGNLMYPNRQGNTPSGAKTRREIIEEMLAANSFLLSETEMKKVYSMFNIKDPPNFCIQDPFKDTAEDCHARYVSGTEEPGIMTETFARECNLSKFAIDNTRSSSWGDISNEIENRNERNQFSRETLDVNPFIRQKSPFILERGPLNCKRNSLERNDNHRDATNMSWERKSLSNPYKPGRIDHYEDPFKHTNYAISRIRKRKHGGREFPEVYGETSWNYDEESTNKQAKYEEENLNGRYLSATRQPETMAGSFSRQESDMHSGGSPYDRASNSYGQIPSYEMNTFGGERSQVHRETRGRSPFGSGRNDIHPETHRRSSSASERSSFGRKLREISTPTSERNLSSYELGESPVNREINSLDRNRSSDNLRDVRNMSRERRTRVDERIDFIPPRDNPYEPDRIELYQDASHYPGEYIATSSSRDFGGDSNAFMDSRNSDYSEGDDIDSLIDKHEPHYFRDMFENEGRSAPKTPNEIKNNEEKIIVVPQGFPFVRFTKDETKVLKRLLGKQAEDIIQQGLPCPKLRSGMYQGGSFVLKIKDQYTKDWLKFVIPRLQMETGQILQIGDYGDIPEDSKIKVVMWIPKGISSGPPMSIVKKLAEQNAGLVTNHWRVLNVKRNPQKASRFLLRIKQSDVTALQKFDMKPILHKKKTKFVIQG